From the Sphingobium sp. RAC03 genome, the window ATCGCGCCTTGTCCGATGGCGATTACAGCCAGGGCCAGGTCGTGCCGACCGCGACGCCCAGCATGGACATTCAGGTCAGCTCCAATTTCGAGCGGCTGCTGTTCGACGCGGGCGGACGCAACGGCCAAGCACTGGCCGACCAGATGCACGGGTTCGAAGCCAGCAAGGCGATGCGCCTGACCAACGCCCAGCGCGACGGGGCGGCGGCGCTCTTCGCTTCGGCACGCATCGATGCCGACAGCATGACCATGGCGATGCGCTGGGCCTATGACGGGTCGGGGCAGATCATCGACCCGCACAGCGCCATCGGCCTTGCCGCTGCGCGCGAGGCGGACGTCGACGCGTCGATCCCGGTCGTCACGCTGGCGACCGCGCACCCGGCCAAGTTCCGCGACGCCGTCGAGCGCGCCACCGGCACCCGCCCGCCGCTGCCCGCCCGTGTCGGCGACCTGTTCGCGCGTGAGGAAAGCTATGTGAAGCTGCCCGGCACCTTCGAGGCGGTAACCGCCTATGTCGCCGAGCGCGCGACGCCGCGCGCCTGACAACCACCGTTCGGGCTGAGCTTGTCGAAGCCCTGTCCTTTCTTGAAGAACAGTGCGGCCCTTCGACAGGCTCAGGGCGAACGGAGGTTGGTATGAATCTGCAAACCCTCATCGGCGAACCCTGGGCCGACTATGGCCTCATCGATTCGGGCAACGGCCGCAAGCTGGAGCGCTATGGCCGCTACCGCTTCATTCGCCCTGAACCCCAGGCGATGTGGGCACCCGCGACCGAAGATTGGAAGGCAGACGCTGAATTTGTCCCCGGATCGGACGAGGATGGCGGCGGTCGCTGGTATTATGACCAGCCAGTCCCCGCCGATGGCTGGCCACTGCACTGGCAGGACGTGACCTTCCAGTCGAGTTGCACCCCCTTCCGCCATCTCGGTTTCTTCCCGGACATGGCCCCCGTGTGGGACTGGATGCGGGAACGCACCGCCGACAAGGCGGAAGCCGAAGTCATGAACCTGTTCGGCTATACCGGCGTCGGCACGCTCGCCATGTCGGCCAGCGGCGCGCGTATGGTCCATGTCGATGCCTCGAAGAAATCGGTGGCGCAGGCACGCGCCAATGCCGATCTGTCCGCCATGGCGGACAAGCCGATCCGCTGGATCGTCGAGGATGCGGCCAAGTTCGTCGCCCGCGAAGTCCGGCGCGGCCGCCGCTATGACGGCATCCTGCTCGACCCGCCCAAATATGGCCGCGGCCCTGACGGCGAAGTCTGGCGATTGGAGGAGGATTTACCCGCCCTCATCGCCAATTGCCGCCAGTTGCTTGATGCGGACAGCCGCTTCCTGTTCCTGACCGTCTATGCCGTCCGCATGTCGGCACTGGCGATCGGCGAATTGCTGCGGCAGGCGCTCGCCGACCTGCCCGGCACGGTCGAGGTCGGGGAACTGGCCGTGCGGGAGGAAGCACGCGGCCTGTTGTTGCCCACCGCCATCTGGGCACGCTGGCGGCGCTAAGCGTCACTTGGGCCTTTTCGCCTTGAGCCGCCCGTCCGGCTCCGGCATGGGTTGGTGATGCGCCTCATCCCTTCCTTTGCCGCCCTGTCCCCCCTGCTGGTCCTGCTCGGCTCCTGTGTCGGCCCCGCGCAGCGGGCACCCGCCCCAGCGCCGACGCCAGCGCCGCGCCCGGCTCCGGCGCCACCGCCGATCGCGCCCGCCACCCCCGCACCGGTGGCCACGGAATGGCATAATCGTCCGACGACGCCCGGCACCTGGACCTACCGGCCGGAACCGACCGGATCGGTCGCGTCCTTCGGCCCCG encodes:
- a CDS encoding class I SAM-dependent methyltransferase produces the protein MNLQTLIGEPWADYGLIDSGNGRKLERYGRYRFIRPEPQAMWAPATEDWKADAEFVPGSDEDGGGRWYYDQPVPADGWPLHWQDVTFQSSCTPFRHLGFFPDMAPVWDWMRERTADKAEAEVMNLFGYTGVGTLAMSASGARMVHVDASKKSVAQARANADLSAMADKPIRWIVEDAAKFVAREVRRGRRYDGILLDPPKYGRGPDGEVWRLEEDLPALIANCRQLLDADSRFLFLTVYAVRMSALAIGELLRQALADLPGTVEVGELAVREEARGLLLPTAIWARWRR